The Pectobacterium sp. A5351 genome contains the following window.
CTGCCAGATAGCGATTTTTTGCCAGTCTGAGGTTGAGTACATCTAACTGGCGCTTGGTTTCCATCGCAAATCGGTTGATCGGGTATTCCAATTTCTCTGGTGCGTAAGCGTAGAAATGGCCGAATCCACCCCCAACGTAAGGGGCAGAGCCCATCTGCCAGAAGAGCCAGTTCAGTGTTTCAGTGCGTGTCGAGAGGTCGTTTGGCAGCAGCGCACCAAATTTCTCCGCCAGATACACTAGAATTGAACCTGACTCAAACACGCGAATCGGTTTTTCGCCGCTTTGGTCAAGCAGCGCGGGGATTTTGGCGTTCGGATTGATGTCGACAAACCCGCTCGAGAACTGGTCGCCATCACCTATCTTAATCAGCCAGGCATCGTACTCGGCACCCGTATGGCCTAGCGCCAGCAGTTCTTCCAGCATGATTGTCACTTTCACGCCATTCGGCGTCGCCAGCGAGTAAAGTTGAAGTGGATGTTTGCCAACGGGTAGCGCTTTTTCGTGGGTCGGTCCGGCTATTGGTCGGTTAATATTGGCGAAGGCACCACCGGAAGAGGTGGGCTGCCAGACCTTTGGCGGCACATAGGGTGTGGTCATTCAAAATCTCCTTGTGTATGAAAAGATAGCGGGCTAAGTCAACACCATAACAAGCTCACGTGGTTTACTGCTACCGTTCTGTTCTATCTCTGCTACATATTGATATATATCCTAATAATTCGTGTTTCAGTCAGTCAACGCACATGCAACTTGAAGTATGATGGATATATCAATGTCCTTGTTTTCTTCGGGCT
Protein-coding sequences here:
- the yghU gene encoding glutathione-dependent disulfide-bond oxidoreductase — its product is MTTPYVPPKVWQPTSSGGAFANINRPIAGPTHEKALPVGKHPLQLYSLATPNGVKVTIMLEELLALGHTGAEYDAWLIKIGDGDQFSSGFVDINPNAKIPALLDQSGEKPIRVFESGSILVYLAEKFGALLPNDLSTRTETLNWLFWQMGSAPYVGGGFGHFYAYAPEKLEYPINRFAMETKRQLDVLNLRLAKNRYLAGDSYTIADIAVWPWYGGLVQNALYSAAEFLSVHEYTHVKRWADEIAARPAVIRGRKVNRTWGDESEQVAERHQASDLD